A stretch of the Lolium perenne isolate Kyuss_39 chromosome 3, Kyuss_2.0, whole genome shotgun sequence genome encodes the following:
- the LOC127321842 gene encoding inorganic pyrophosphatase 1-like, producing MSTTTHGRRGAIDYPITERAMAPYTPSRAPPFPELDAARVCPPPPRHLATPRPPLHPARDAALRGPCSVSLAAVPSIGHVDGLGATELFDRLLPTMPWNTLIDTVMGELHARGKTLHDVAEVLRAAPIDPHVVAAIKAAYGLGCDLRVLCDAKRFFIETILDHHGLRGYFSEINTNPSRIDVDGRLRIAPHHDYHTGPHGCGLGTCPPNMCKGQVLDRTRVGISSKTLSAVATKTLSAAAGLGIGVC from the exons ATGTCGACAACCACTCACGGACGCCGTGGCGCCATCGATTACCCAATAACTGAGAGGGCCATGGCGCCGTATA CACCGTCCCGAGCGCCTCCTTTTCCCGAGCTCGATGCCGCCCGCGTGTGCCCGCCCCCTCCTCGTCACTTGGCCACGCCCCGGCCTCCATTGCACCCAGCGCGCGACGCTGCTCTACGCGGCCCCTGCTCCGTGTCGTTGGCTGCTGTCCCGTCGATTGGCCACGTCGACGGCCTCGGCGCCACCGAGCTGTTCGACCGCCTCCTGCCCACCATGCCCTGGAACACCCTCATCGACACCGTCATGGGGGAGCTGCACGCGCGGGGCAAGACTCTCCACGACGTCGCCGAGGTGCTGAGGGCGGCGCCCATCGACCCGCACGTCGTCGCCGCCATCAAGGCCGCCTACGGCCTCGGCTGCGACCTCAGGGTCCTCTGCGACGCCAAACGCTTCTTCATCGAGACCATCCTTGACCACCACGGCCTCCGGGGCTACTTCTCCGAGATCAACACCAACCCGAGCCGCATCGACGTCGACGGCCGCCTCCGCATCGCGCCGCACCACGACTACCACACCGGCCCGCACGGCTGTGGCCTCGGCACCTGCCCGCCCAACATGTGCAAGGGCCAGGTGCTCGACCGCACCCGTGTTGGCATTTCGTCGAAAACCCTAAGCGCGGTGGCGACGAAGACCCTGAGCGCGGCGGCCGGCCTTGGCATAGGCGTCTGCTAG
- the LOC127321838 gene encoding mannose/glucose-specific lectin-like: protein MADAMKVGPWGPQGGQPQDINKASKPQSLVSITICSSESEDGRIFGFSFVYKDQNRKPLPVGPWGKIDPEHNISKINMDPDEYLVQVFGTTDGTGITSLKLVTNKQPYGPYGYPAGAAFVVTLQPNNGEVVAFFGCSGNTLAALGVYVLGKNGLPVKIGPWGGSGQPVDITTPVKLKQVSVYSTQEIGERIKGFSFVYVDQHVKPTSAGPWGTVKGHENLPFSISPGEYVNNFSGTFDDYGVTSLKFTTNQQNVHGPYGYPSGTAFSVPLPNDRDDNGAMVGFFGHSGESLMALGIYIGLVSNEP from the exons ATGGCG GACGCGATGAAGGTTGGTCCATGGGGTCCGCAGGGTGGACAACCTCAAGACATCAATAAAGCAAGCAAGCCCCAATCCCTGGTGAGCATCACCATCTGTAGCTCCGAGTCCGAGGATGGCCGTATCTTTGGCTTCTCCTTCGTCTACAAGGACCAGAATAGGAAGCCCCTCCCTGTCGGCCCCTGGGGCAAGATTGACCCGGAACACAACATCAGTAAAATCAACATGGATCCCGACGAGTACCTCGTCCAGGTGTTTGGCACCACCGACGGCACCGGCATCACCTCGCTCAAGCTGGTCACCAACAAGCAGCCGTACGGGCCGTATGGCTACCCGGCAGGGGCCGCCTTCGTGGTGACGTTGCAGCCGAACAATGGCGAGGTGGTTGCCTTCTTCGGCTGCTCCGGCAACACCCTCGCGGCGCTCGGCGTCTACGTGCTGGGGAAGAATGGTTTGCCGGTCAAGATCGGTCCGTGGGGAGGATCCGGCCAACCCGTGGACATCACCACGCCAGTCAAGCTTAAGCAGGTCAGCGTCTACAGCACCCAGGAAATAGGAGAGCGCATCAAAGGCTTCTCCTTCGTCTATGTCGACCAGCATGTCAAGCCCACATCTGCCGGCCCCTGGGGCACGGTCAAAGGACATGAGAATCTGCCG TTTTCCATCAGCCCAGGCGAGTATGTGAACAATTTCTCTGGCACTTTCGACGACTACGGCGTGACCTCGCTCAAGTTCACCACCAACCAGCAGAATGTGCACGGCCCGTACGGGTACCCCTCGGGGACTGCCTTTAGCGTGCCGCTGCCGAACGACCGCGATGACAACGGCGCCATGGTCGGCTTCTTCGGCCACTCTGGGGAGAGCCTCATGGCCCTCGGCATCTACATCGGGCTCGtgtccaacgagccatga